Sequence from the Amycolatopsis sp. NBC_00345 genome:
GCAGCTCGCGAGTGCGGCGAAGCGCGTCGTACGCGCCGACGGAGTAGCGGCTGTTCAGCACGCTGGCGTCGTACAGCTCCGGCACAAAGCCCTCGTCGAGGTTGCGCAGGCCGTACACCAGCTCGCCGTACCGCGGCTCGGCCGCGATGATCTGGACGTCCGGCTTCGCCTCGTGCAGGTAGCGCCCGACGCCCACGAGTGTCCCGGTCGTGCCGAGGCCGCCGACGAAGTGCGTCACCGTCGGCAGGTCCTTCAGCAGCTCCGGGCCCGTGCCGCGGTAGTGCGCGTCCGCGTTGGCCGGATTGCCGTACTGGTAGAGCATCACCCAGTCCGGGTTCTGCTCCGCCAGCTCCTTCGCGCGGCGGACGGCCTCGTTCGAGCCGCCCGCGGCGGGTGAGAACACGATCCTCGCGCCGTACGCCTGCAGCAGCTGCTTGCGTTCGATGGAGGTGTTCTCCGGCATCACGCAGACCAGCCCGTAGCCCTTGAGCTTGGCGGCCATGGCCAGCGAGATGCCGGTGTTGCCCGAGGTCGGCTCCAGGATCGTGGAGC
This genomic interval carries:
- a CDS encoding PLP-dependent cysteine synthase family protein — encoded protein: MTRYESLLDALGGTPLVGLPRLSPTHDVRLWAKLEDRNPTGSIKDRPALAMIEAAEREGRLRRGSTILEPTSGNTGISLAMAAKLKGYGLVCVMPENTSIERKQLLQAYGARIVFSPAAGGSNEAVRRAKELAEQNPDWVMLYQYGNPANADAHYRGTGPELLKDLPTVTHFVGGLGTTGTLVGVGRYLHEAKPDVQIIAAEPRYGELVYGLRNLDEGFVPELYDASVLNSRYSVGAYDALRRTRELLEHEGIFAGISTGAVLHAALAVAEKAAAKGEPADVAFVVADAGWKYLSTGAYSGSLDEAAARLDGQLWA